The following coding sequences are from one Shewanella violacea DSS12 window:
- a CDS encoding YaiI/YqxD family protein, whose product MKIWVDADACPGVIKETLFRAADRAKVEVTLVANHSMRIPPSRFIKMVIVSSGFDVADDEIVKRLDAGDLVITADIPLASEVIDKGGVALNPRGELYTDQNIKAILNMRDFMDTMRSSGVQTGGPAALGQSDRQAFANQLDRFITKHHKPD is encoded by the coding sequence ATGAAAATTTGGGTTGATGCCGATGCTTGTCCCGGCGTGATAAAAGAGACGCTGTTTAGGGCGGCCGATAGAGCTAAAGTGGAAGTGACTCTGGTGGCTAACCATTCTATGCGTATTCCACCGTCACGTTTTATAAAGATGGTGATCGTCTCATCGGGTTTCGATGTAGCCGATGATGAGATAGTTAAGCGTCTCGATGCCGGAGACCTGGTGATCACAGCTGATATCCCCTTGGCATCGGAAGTGATAGATAAAGGCGGCGTGGCGCTTAATCCTCGTGGTGAGCTTTATACGGATCAAAATATTAAGGCTATTTTGAATATGCGAGACTTCATGGACACCATGCGTTCCAGTGGTGTGCAAACCGGCGGCCCCGCAGCCTTGGGCCAGAGTGATCGCCAAGCATTTGCCAATCAGCTGGATAGATTTATCACTAAACATCATAAACCTGATTAA